A genomic region of Spea bombifrons isolate aSpeBom1 chromosome 9, aSpeBom1.2.pri, whole genome shotgun sequence contains the following coding sequences:
- the CREB3L4 gene encoding cyclic AMP-responsive element-binding protein 3-like protein 4: protein MEPSRPDLLLGSLFEQQEDLFPPEGFSGSEPGTFSLPDSHGFPAEKLYEEWPVSGQAGMREREDPDDFLQMMIDPNEVYSTEAIAIESPESDSGFSDDPQPDTPVQCEPSTPLPQAAAVYELVYDVSSLEERNSQREMNRVISIQLEDWHSPVLIPDGCIVNELPTLHTSALCKPAALPIRVATPDLLSVDALYPELHLTDEEKRLLSQEGVALPSNLPLTKAEERILKRVRRKIRNKQSAQDSRRRKKEYIDGLESRVAACSAQNQELHKKVVELEKHNISLITQLRKLQTLIKQTSNKAAQTGTCVMILLFSLALLIFPSYSPLRSRASPNDVTSYRPTGVISRNILNKVGFSEVPEAPGVDSVLPEPQPEQKIQDPRFLPKSNLGQEETGPEIKGLFRERQAWEEKVPPESTAGVPSKKAEVPENADSKELSKTARGDEM from the exons ATGGAGCCCTCCAGACCGGACCTGCTACTGGGTTCACTCTTTGAGCAGCAAGAAGATTTGTTCCCGCCGGAGGGGTTCTCAGGGTCCGAACCCGGCACTTTCAGCCTGCCTGATTCCCACGGATTCCCTGCCGAGAAGCTGTATGAGGAATGGCCAGTGAGCGGACAGGCG GGGATGAGGGAGCGTGAAGACCCTGATGATTTCCTGCAGATGATGATCGACCCTAACGAGGTATACAGTACTGAAGCGATCGCCATTGAATCTCCAGAGAGCGACAGCGGGTTCTCCGACGACCCTCAGCCGGACACCCCCGTTCAGTGCGAGCCCAGTACCCCGTTACCCCAGGCTGCAGCGGTGTATGAATTGGTGTACGATGTTTCTTCTCTGGAGGAGAGGAACAGTCAGCGTGAAATGAACAGAGTCATATCAATACAACTGG AGGACTGGCATTCTCCGGTGCTAATTCCAGACGGCTGTATAGTGAATGAACTGCCAACGCTTCACACGTCAGCGCTCTGCAAGCCGGCAGCATTACCCATCCGGGTCGCCACACCAGATCTGCTGTCAGTGGACGCCTTG TACCCAGAGCTCCATCTGACCGATGAAGAGAAGAGGCTTCTGTCTCAGGAAGGGGTGGCACTGCCCAGTAACCTCCCGCTCACCAAG GCAGAGGAGCGCATCCTGAAGAGGGTGCGGAGAAAGATCCGGAATAAGCAGTCGGCGCAGGACAGCCGCAGGCGCAAAAAAGAATATATCGACGGACTGGAAAGCAG AGTTGCTGCCTGTTCTGCTCAGAATCAGGAACTGCACAAAAAAGTTGTCGAGCTGGAAAAACACAACAT ATCCCTGATCACTCAGCTCCGCAAACTTCAGACCCTCATCAAACAAACTTCCAATAAAGCAGCACAGACCGGCACCTGCGTCATG ATCCTGCTCTTCTCTCTGGCGCTGCTCATCTTCCCCAGCTACAGCCCGCTGCGCTCTAGAGCCTCTCCGAACGATGTGACCAGTTACAGACCCACGGGAG TCATCTCTCGCAATATCCTGAACAAAGTGGGGTTCTCCGAGGTCCCCGAGGCTCCCGGAGTGGACAGCGTCCTCCCAGAACCTCAGCCCGAGCAGAAGATACAAGACCCGCGCTTTCTTCCTAAGTCTAACCTTGGCCAGGAAGAGACAGGTCCTGAAATAAAGGGACTGTTTCGGGAGCGGCAAGCCTGGGAGGAGAAGGTGCCACCCGAGTCCACAGCCGGGGTCCCATCAAAGAAAGCGGAAGTGCCAGAAAATGCAGACAGTAAGGAGCTCTCAAAGACTGCGCGAGGAGACGAGATGTGA